A window of Fundulus heteroclitus isolate FHET01 chromosome 15, MU-UCD_Fhet_4.1, whole genome shotgun sequence contains these coding sequences:
- the ginm1 gene encoding glycoprotein integral membrane protein 1, giving the protein MAVPTVCLLVALLFAESTSKQLNTENLLINVTAGTLGDAEPQRSNSFQIHLNLSVGEDQVLVNEIPVELSGVTRFNCQALFPDGSNGSSPFDAGDVVSAVTRVMVSQNRLYSDSDEVLALQVFSQVIELEGKEVHQPDMCEVKILMSPDFQKLAQFTNVYPIGHSEIFRIPRENDVVVTDPPNFRTDGEQLVSQTTSQYPHTEKHSETTQEEVAAPGKLPETPLRMDPDLLSEVRYSDEYDDTEPSPSDQMEMGSPPQETTSSYSAMCQWVEQARERLRRFCYESLPLFFLVMWVVVIGVVGSAFIVKILDLFFPACEHKHIFHVNPVTLMPEEEEKLNLLESAESEPPEEEKKP; this is encoded by the exons ATGGCGGTCCCCACTGTTTGTCTCCTTGTGGCTCTCCTCTTCGCCGAGTCGACGAGCAAGCAGCTGAACACG GAAAACCTCCTGATCAACGTGACGGCGGGGACGCTGGGAGACGCCGAGCCGCAGCGCTCCAACAGCTTCCAG ATCCATTTGAACCTGTCAGTGGGCGAAGATCAGGTTCTGGTCAATGAGATCCCAGTGGAGCTGTCCGGAGTCACCAGGTTCAACTGCCAGGCTCTTTTCC CGGACGGCAGTAATGGAAGCAGCCCGTTTGATGCGGGGGACGTGGTGTCGGCGGTCACCCGGGTCATGGTGAGCCAGAACCGGCTGTACAGCGACTCAGACGAGGTTCTGGCTCTGCAGGTGTTCAGCCAAGTGATAGAGCTGGAAGGCAAAGAG GTCCACCAACCTGACATGTGCGAGGTGAAGATACTGATGAGCCCAGACTTCCAGAAGCTGGCTCAGTTCACCAACGTCTACCCCATCGGACACAGCGAGATCTTTAGGATCCCCAGGGAGAACGACGTGGTTGTCACAGATCCACCCAACTTCAGGACAG ATGGAGAGCAGCTGGTGTCTCAGACCACCAGCCAGTACCCCCACACGGAGAAGCACTCTGAGACCACGCAGGAAGAGGTGGCGGCTCCGGGGAAGCTTCCAGAAACCCCGCTGCGGATGGACCCCGACCTGCTGTCCGAGGTCAGATACAGCGACGAATATGACGACACGGAACCAAGCCCATCGGATCAGATGGAGATGGGCAGCCCACCCCAGGAAACCACGTCCTCCTACTCG GCTATGTGTCAGTGGGTGGAGCAGGCGAGGGAGCGTCTGCGGCGCTTCTGCTACGAGTCCCTGCCCCTCTTCTTCCTGGTCATGTGGGTGGTGGTGATCGGTGTAGTCGGATCGGCGTTTATCGTCAAGATCCTGGACCTGTTCTTCCCAGCCTGTGAACACAA